The Fusarium poae strain DAOMC 252244 chromosome 2, whole genome shotgun sequence nucleotide sequence TTTTCATTAATGCCAGAAAACATGATGGGCACCAGGAGAGAACCTCCGCCGTAGCCGACAGCCCATCCAGCCACGCCAAACGCGTTTCCCTTAGCTCGGAGCCAGGTCGGGAAGATCTCAGTCGGGTAAATGAAAGGGATTAACAACCAGGAGGAACTGAAAATCAAGAGATAAACGAATACCATGGCGGCAGCTGCCGTGCCGTACTGTGTAGCCTTGTCTGGGTTATCAATGGCCCCGCGGAACAGACCACCGATAGCAAAAAGGACAATACTAAGTGCTACGGCACCCCAGTAAAGAGTTCGTCGTCGGCCTACCCGGTCGATGGTGAAGGCTGCAATGGCAGTACCGATAATACCGACTAGCATTAATAACCCAGATAGCCAGCCAGACTTGACACTATCGAAGCCGGCCGTCCGATAGATTGTCCCGGAGCTGCAATGGAGTTAGTACACGACCTCAAATTCCAGATCATAACTTACTATATCACCACAGCAGCAATTCCAGTACCATACTGCATAAGCACCTGGAGCCAAAAGGCAAGCTGGATGCGGCGACCAAGATGAATATCTCCAGATCCAATGCCAAAGAACATCTTGACATAGTTGGTCTTGGCGTAGTGAGACTCCTCTTCGACCACAGTGACAATCTCACGATATTCCTTCTGTGCCTCCGGGTGGTTGGCGTCACCGTTTCCTCTCAACTTCGCAATGATCTCCAATGCTTCATCAGGTCTCCCAGCCTTGACAAGCCATCGTGGGGATTCCGGGACCAAGAAACTCAGCATAGCCAAAGCCACGACAGGAATAGCCTGAATCGAGAATTCGAATCGCCAACGGAACTGCCCACCTGCCGCTTCATCGAAAGAGGTACCGAAGCCGATCCATGCAGCGAGAGCGATGCCGGAGAAATTGGCCAAGAATGTGAGTGCGATTTGCTTGCCTCTGTGGGATGCAGCTGAGAGTTCGGCCGTCCACATCGGTGCGATAACAAGAATGAAGGCCACGCCCATACCGGCTACGAATCGCGCACAAAGCATGTGTGCGAGGTTGACTGCAGAGGCCTGAAGGATGACGCCAGCCATGCACCAGAAGCAGGCCATCCACATGCCCTTGATTCGACCGTAGTTATCTGAGAAGCTTCCCGCCCAGAAGGCTGCGAAAAGAGACCCACTAAGACAGAATTAGCAAGTATCTCCCTAAGACAAGACGGGTACGTACCAGTAGTATATGGAGGCAATACCACCCTGTAACATGGGC carries:
- a CDS encoding hypothetical protein (SECRETED:SignalP(1-26)~TransMembrane:11 (n15-26c38/39o62-84i96-118o124-142i154-171o191-208i286-309o321-341i350-372o384-408i420-443o449-469i)), translating into MWNRESWKSMSGQQLLRLVTITSAVAISYEGISQGVMGAVTVAPEFGRRMGYVNENNEVTKPMLQGGIASIYYCGSLFAAFWAGSFSDNYGRIKGMWMACFWCMAGVILQASAVNLAHMLCARFVAGMGVAFILVIAPMWTAELSAASHRGKQIALTFLANFSGIALAAWIGFGTSFDEAAGGQFRWRFEFSIQAIPVVALAMLSFLVPESPRWLVKAGRPDEALEIIAKLRGNGDANHPEAQKEYREIVTVVEEESHYAKTNYVKMFFGIGSGDIHLGRRIQLAFWLQVLMQYGTGIAAVVIYSGTIYRTAGFDSVKSGWLSGLLMLVGIIGTAIAAFTIDRVGRRRTLYWGAVALSIVLFAIGGLFRGAIDNPDKATQYGTAAAAMVFVYLLIFSSSWLLIPFIYPTEIFPTWLRAKGNAFGVAGWAVGYGGGSLLVPIMFSGINEKTFYVFGAAMLAYIPLVYCFLPETAGRTLEEVDYLFASKSAFTWEEEKEFARRTALLQERLNQEGEMNALKKSINSHVEAV